The following are encoded in a window of Pseudomonas graminis genomic DNA:
- a CDS encoding carbonic anhydrase, which translates to MALKQIVDGFKHFRHDVFPQQEELFKKLATAQHPRAMFITCADSRIVPELITQSSPGDLFVTRNVGNVVPPYGPMNGGVSTAIEYAVLALGVQHIIVCGHSDCGAMRAVLNPDTLEKMPTVKAWLRHAEVAKTVVQDNCNCTGEHETMHVLTEENVIAQLQHLRTHPSVASKLASGQLFIHGWVYDIETSEIRAYDAEQDCFLALDGDHPVPMASIPRGRY; encoded by the coding sequence ATGGCGTTGAAGCAGATCGTTGATGGCTTCAAGCATTTCCGCCATGACGTCTTCCCTCAGCAGGAAGAACTGTTCAAGAAACTCGCCACCGCCCAACATCCCCGGGCCATGTTCATCACCTGCGCCGACTCGCGCATCGTCCCGGAACTCATCACCCAAAGCTCGCCGGGCGACCTGTTCGTCACCCGTAACGTGGGCAACGTCGTCCCGCCGTACGGTCCCATGAATGGCGGCGTTTCTACCGCTATCGAATACGCCGTACTGGCTTTGGGCGTGCAGCACATCATTGTCTGCGGCCACTCCGATTGCGGGGCCATGCGCGCCGTTCTCAACCCCGACACCCTGGAAAAAATGCCGACGGTCAAAGCCTGGCTGCGCCATGCCGAGGTCGCCAAGACTGTTGTGCAGGACAACTGCAACTGCACCGGCGAGCACGAAACCATGCACGTGCTCACCGAAGAAAACGTCATCGCGCAGCTGCAACACTTGCGCACGCACCCCTCCGTGGCGTCCAAGCTGGCCAGCGGTCAGTTGTTCATCCATGGCTGGGTCTACGACATCGAGACCAGCGAAATCCGCGCTTACGATGCCGAGCAGGACTGCTTCCTGGCGCTGGATGGCGACCACCCGGTGCCCATGGCGTCGATCCCCCGCGGTCGATATTGA
- a CDS encoding PA0069 family radical SAM protein encodes MSIQLPPRGRGTATNPNNRFAPNRSVAEDDGWYQEVPLTQGTTVTLETAKSIIARNSSPDIPFDRSINPYRGCEHGCIYCYARPSHAYWDMSPGLDFETKLIAKTNAAALLEQQLSKPGYSVAPITLGANTDPYQPIEREYTLSRATLEVLLRYRHPVTIITKGSLILRDLDLLAELAKLRLVSVFISLTTLDDELKRILEPRAAAPKARLRAIKVLRDAGVPVGVLLAPMIPMINDMELEKLMAEAKAAGSLSASYVMLRLPLEVAPLFEEWLQAHYPQRAEHVMSLVRQSRGGEVYDSRFGSRMRGEGVFAELLAQRYSLAIKKHGLNRRESFQLDCSAFCPPGGQMSLL; translated from the coding sequence ATGTCCATTCAGTTGCCCCCACGCGGGCGCGGCACTGCGACCAACCCCAACAACCGCTTCGCCCCCAACCGATCGGTGGCCGAAGACGACGGCTGGTATCAGGAAGTACCGCTGACCCAAGGCACCACCGTCACGCTGGAAACCGCCAAGAGCATCATCGCGCGTAACTCATCGCCCGACATTCCTTTCGACCGCTCGATCAATCCTTACCGAGGATGCGAGCACGGTTGTATTTATTGCTACGCCCGGCCGAGCCACGCCTATTGGGACATGTCGCCGGGGCTGGACTTCGAGACCAAATTGATCGCCAAAACCAATGCTGCCGCTCTGCTGGAGCAGCAGCTGTCCAAGCCAGGCTACAGCGTCGCGCCGATCACTTTGGGGGCGAACACCGATCCGTATCAGCCCATCGAGCGCGAATACACATTGAGCCGGGCGACGCTGGAAGTGCTGCTGCGCTATCGCCATCCGGTGACGATCATCACCAAAGGTTCGCTGATTCTTCGGGATCTGGACCTGCTGGCCGAGCTGGCGAAGTTGCGGCTGGTGTCGGTGTTCATCAGCCTCACGACCCTGGACGACGAGCTCAAGCGCATCCTTGAACCACGGGCCGCTGCGCCCAAGGCTAGATTGCGGGCGATCAAAGTGTTGCGCGATGCCGGTGTGCCGGTGGGCGTGTTGCTGGCGCCGATGATTCCGATGATCAATGACATGGAGCTGGAGAAGCTGATGGCCGAGGCCAAGGCCGCGGGCTCGTTGAGTGCGAGCTACGTAATGCTGCGCCTGCCACTGGAGGTTGCGCCGCTGTTCGAAGAGTGGCTCCAGGCGCATTATCCGCAAAGGGCCGAGCACGTCATGAGCCTGGTTCGTCAGAGCCGCGGCGGCGAGGTGTATGACAGCCGGTTTGGCTCGCGAATGCGCGGGGAGGGGGTATTCGCTGAGTTGCTGGCGCAGCGTTACAGCCTCGCGATCAAGAAGCATGGCTTGAACCGCCGGGAAAGTTTTCAACTCGACTGCAGCGCGTTTTGCCCACCCGGCGGTCAGATGTCGCTGCTGTGA
- a CDS encoding dual specificity protein phosphatase family protein, which produces MLLRPLAAQLLLLLAISSVSLAHAEDASSAQSSRPAQWAQLVDPHYNLYQITPTLYRSRQPDAAAQPLLQRLGVHTVINFLKESDSKWLSDASVAQVQIPLQVVHIDDADVIESLRAIQTAQKNGPVLIHCKHGLDRTGLVAAMYRIVAQGWSKQAALDEMEHGGYGDEDSLKRGIAYINNVDVAALKSAMDTGACSTSVFALCAIKGWSHKVGMIN; this is translated from the coding sequence ATGCTTCTTCGCCCGCTCGCTGCTCAACTCCTCCTGCTGTTGGCCATATCCTCTGTGTCTCTCGCTCACGCTGAAGATGCTTCATCCGCGCAATCGTCACGCCCGGCGCAGTGGGCGCAACTCGTCGACCCGCACTACAACCTCTACCAGATAACGCCCACGCTTTACCGCAGTCGTCAGCCGGACGCCGCAGCACAGCCGCTTCTGCAGCGGCTTGGCGTTCACACGGTGATCAATTTCCTCAAGGAAAGTGACAGCAAATGGCTGTCCGATGCCTCCGTGGCGCAGGTGCAGATTCCGCTGCAGGTGGTGCACATCGACGACGCAGACGTGATCGAAAGCCTTCGCGCTATCCAGACCGCGCAGAAAAACGGGCCGGTGCTGATTCACTGCAAGCACGGGCTGGACCGCACCGGTTTGGTGGCAGCGATGTACCGCATCGTTGCGCAGGGCTGGAGCAAACAAGCGGCGCTGGATGAGATGGAACATGGCGGTTATGGCGACGAAGACAGCCTCAAGCGCGGGATTGCCTACATCAACAACGTCGATGTGGCGGCACTGAAGTCGGCAATGGACACGGGGGCATGCAGCACCAGTGTGTTTGCCCTCTGTGCGATTAAGGGGTGGTCGCACAAAGTAGGCATGATCAATTAA